One segment of Purpureocillium takamizusanense chromosome 7, complete sequence DNA contains the following:
- the ARP5 gene encoding Nuclear actin-protein involved in chromatin remodeling (COG:Z~EggNog:ENOG503NVG1~BUSCO:EOG09260QNB), with product MAPSAVDEKPLGPPEAKTYPPANIFPVKETRFEKYIEPQDDGRKRALENPDTAAIVIDNGSSAVRAGWSFESAPRFSIPPIMSKYRDRKLGKTFSFAGYDCYADTTARGHIRNAFEAGTGIVSNWDVMEHVLDYVFLKLGMNNADGAVDVPVVMTEAVANLPYSRKSMTEIVFECYGAPSLAYGIDSLFSYRQNQGKTGLVVSSSYTSTHVIPVYNSKAMLAQAIRLNWGGYHGAEYLLKLIRLKYPAFSGKLNVSQAENMIRDHCYVSKDYDNEIRSYLDWTGLEDRDVVIQYPYTEEVIIQKSEEELARIAERKKESGRRLQEQAAKMRLEKLMKKEQDLEYYKNLQSRLVDETKKETRRQLDSHDIKDEAQLDKIIKELEKSIKKARTKDVGGDPEEEQEAPDFGLLEIPDDQLDEAQLKQKRQQRLLKSNHEARARAKAEKEAEKARAEEDARLDRERRENDLEGWLDVKRQARLETLSKIKERDRLKADLGNRKSLASQIRMKSIANLASDNPTKKRRRGGDDDNFGANDDDWGVYRQIAVGENSDDEQEEEDLASSLKQLEQDLLRYDPEFDYEQTEEAKSDWSKSLLHAFARGPRPFNPASQAELSQVHLNVERIRVPEVVFRPSIAGVDQAGIVEIAGDVLNQRLAGMPAARDDFLRDVFLTGGNTLFRNFDDRLRDGLRALLPADAPLVVRRAADACLDAWKGAAGWAGSPAWREARISREEYQEKGPDYIKEHDMGNSYA from the exons ATGGCGCCctctgccgtcgacgagaagcCTCTCGGCCCGCCCGAGGCGAAGACGTACCCGCCCGCCAACATCTTTCCTGTTAAAGAGACGCGATTCGAAAAGTACATCGAGCCGCAGGACGACGGGCGCAAGCGAGCCCTCGAGAACCCGGACACGGCGGCCATCGTTATTGACAATG gctcctcggccgtgcgAGCTGGCTGGTCTTTCGAGTCGGCCCCGCGCTTCAGCATCCCCCCCATCATGTCCAAATACCGCGACCGCAAGCTCGGAAAGACCTTCTCGTTCGCCGGCTACGACTGCTACGCCGACACGACGGCTCGCGGCCACATCCGCAACGCTTTCGAggccggcaccggcatcgTCAGCAACTGGGACGTCATGGAGCACGTTCTCGACTATGTCTTCCTCAAGCTTGGCATGAacaacgccgacggcgcagtcgacgtccccgtcgtcatgaCCGAGGCTGTGGCCAACCTGCCCTATTCTAGAAAAT CCATGACCGAGATCGTATTCGAGTGCTACGGCGCGCCGTCGCTAGCCTACGGCATCGACTCGCTGTTTTCCTACCGTCAAAACCAGGGCAAGACGGGCCTGGTGGTCTCCTCGTCCTACACCTCCACCCATGTCATACCAGTCTACAACTCCAAAGCGATGCTCGCGCAGGCCATCCGGTTAAATTGGGGTGGCtaccacggcgccgagtaTCTGCTCAAGCTGATCCGCCTCAAGTACCCAGCCTTTTCGGGCAAGCTGAACGTGTCGCAGGCGGAGAACATGATTCGGGACCACTGCTACGTCTCCAAAGACTACGACAACGAGATCAGGAGCTACCTAGACTGGACGGGTCTCGAGGACCGCGATGTCGTGATTCAGTACCCCTACACCGAGGAGGTGATCATTCAAAAGTCAGAAGAGGAGCTGGCTCGGATAGCAGAACGCAAAAAGGagagcggccggcggcttcaggagcaggccgccaagatgCGGCTGGAGAAGTTGATGAAGAAGGAGCAGGACCTTGAGTACTACAAGAACCTCCAGAGCCGGCTGGTGGACGAGACCAAGAAGGAGACGCGCCGTCAGCTCGACAGCCACGACATCAAAGACGAGGCTCAGCTCGACAAAATCATCAAGGAACTGGAAAAGTCCATCAAAAAGGCACGGACCAaggacgtgggcggcgacccggaggaggagcaagaggcGCCAGACTTTGGCCTCCTCGAGATTCCCGacgaccagctcgacgaggcacAGCTCAAGCAGAAGCGACAACAGCGGCTGCTCAAGTCGAACCACGAGGCCCGGGCGCGCGCcaaggcggagaaggaggccgaaaaggcccgcgccgaggaggacgcgcGGCTGGACAGGGAGCGGCGGGAAAATGACCTcgagggctggctggacgTGAAGCGACAGGCGCGCCTCGAGACGCTGtccaagatcaaggagcgCGACCGCCTCAAGGCAGACCTGGGCAACCGCAAGTCGCTGGCGTCGCAGATCCGCATGAAGAGCATCGCCAACCTGGCGTCGGACAACCCGACcaagaagcggcggcggggcggcgacgacgacaactttggcgccaacgacgacgactggggCGTGTACCGCCAGATCGCCGTGGGCGAgaacagcgacgacgagcaggaggaggaggacctcGCGTCGAGCctcaagcagctcgagcaggaCCTGCTCAGGTACGACCCCGAGTTCGACTATGAGCAgaccgaggaggccaagTCGGACTGGTCCAAGTCGCTGCTGCACGCCTTTGCGCGCGGCCCGCGGCCCTTCAACCCGGCGTCGCAGGCCGAGCTCAGCCAGGTCCACCTCAACGTCGAGCGCATCCGCGTCCCCGAGGTCGTCTTCCGCCCGTCCATTGCGGGCGTCGACCAGGCTGGCATCGTCGAGatcgccggcgacgtcctcaaccagcgcctcgccggcatgcccgccgcccgcgacgacttCCTCCGCGACGTCTTCCTCACCGGCGGCAACACCCTTTTCCGCAACTTTGACgaccgcctgcgcgacggcctgcgcgccctgctccccgccgacgcgcccctcgtcgtccgcagggccgccgacgcctgcctcgacgcctggaagggcgccgccgggtgggccggctcgcccgcctggAGGGAGGCGCGCATCTCGCGCGAAGAGTACCAAGAAAAGGGGCCCGACTACATCAAG GAACACGACATGGGTAACTCATATGCGTGA
- the GOT1 gene encoding Golgi Transport (EggNog:ENOG503P422~COG:P~TransMembrane:4 (i12-31o37-58i70-90o102-124i)): protein MSMWLSDSQKIGVVFCSGGGLFLIGGVMLFFDRAMLAMGNILFLIGLTIIIGPQKTLLFFARKQKARGTAAFFVGLALILLRWTFIGFLVEAYGIVVLFGDFLGTIAGFARGLPVVGPYIGMIVDKVGLGRRNAELPV from the exons ATGTCGATGTGGCTATCAGACTCCCAAA AAATCGGGGTGGTCTTCTGCTCTGGCG GAGGACTGTTCCTCATCGGAGGAGTGATGCTCTTCTTTGATCGAGCCAT GCTCGCCATGGGCAAC atcctcttcctcatcggcctcaccatcatcatcggcccGCAAAAGAcgctcctcttcttcgcgCGAAAGCAAAAGGCCAGgggcaccgccgccttcttcgttGGCCTGGCGCTGATCCTCCTGCGGTGGACCTTTatcggcttcctcgtcgaggcgtaCGGCATCGTGGTGCTCTTTGGCGACTTCCTCGGCACCATAGCCGGCTTCGCGCGCGGCCTGCCCGTCGTGGGCCCCTACATTGGCATGATTGTCGACAAGGTCGGGCTGGGTCGCAGGAACGCCGAGCTGCCCGTATAA
- a CDS encoding uncharacterized protein (COG:K~EggNog:ENOG503P5H4), whose amino-acid sequence MQQTTGTSNQEQQLRAQLELLQNHDADSSSARDARAAPSHSPPARAANGYDELAAASHDAARALAVKSEADSHIHPDLRAAPGHGAPAPNMMPMPPQSGHSPATSPAPPQNAPIAPAPSVTSPDQGSSADGRKAKRELSQSKRAAQNRAAQRAFRQRKEGYIKKLEQQVRDYGEMEQTYKAMQTENYALREYVIHLQSRLLDIQGEFPQPPPNVNLSQPPAAQPPPAASGPEQPPGEPNNNPAAGTPLEAVAQAVAGLQEQMDEDRQAYANRAEDDTRSAEEINRQLQPEEGVTRAE is encoded by the exons ATGCAGCAGACGACGGGCACCAGCAATCAAG AGCAGCAATtgcgcgcgcagctcgagctctTGCAAAACCACGACGCGGACTCGTCAagcgcgcgcgacgcgagAGCCGCTCCCTCCCactcgccgcctgcgcgtGCCGCGAATGGATacgacgagctggctgcTGCCTCACACGACGCCGCTCGCGCCTTAGCCGTCAAGTCCGAGGCCGACTCGCACATTCACCCTGACCTTCGCGCGGCtcccggccacggcgcgcccgctccAAACATGATGCCCATGCCCCCCCAGTCTGGGCACAGTCCAGCCACCTCTCCCGCCCCTCCTCAGAACGCCCCCATagccccggcgccgtccgtCACGTCTCCGGACCAAGGATCCTCTGCGGATGGTCGCAAAGCGAAGCGTGAGCTGTCGCAGTCTAAGCGCGCGGCGCAAAACCGAGCTGCCCAG CGCGCGTTCCGCCAGCGGAAAGAGGGTTACATTAAGAAGCTCGAACAGCAGGTACGGGATTACGGCGAGATGGAGCAGACGTACAAGGCCATGCAGACAGAAAACTACGCGCTTCGGGAGTATGTCATTCACCTGCAGTCGCGGTTGCTTGACATCCAGGGCGAGTTTCCTCAGCCTCCACCCAACGTCAACCTCTCCCAGCCTCCGGCTGCTCAgccgccacccgcggccAGCGGACCGGAGCAGCCGCCTGGCGAACCCAACAATAATCCCGCGGCCGGGACgccgctcgaggccgtcgcccaggccgtcgccgggctgcaggagcagatggacgaggaccgACAGGCCTATGCCAACAGAGCCGAGGACGACACGCGCTCGGCCGAAGAGATCAACCGACAGTTGCAGCCCGAGGAAGGAGTCACCCGGGCAGAATAG
- the DAD4 gene encoding DASH complex subunit dad4 (COG:S~EggNog:ENOG503P5Z2) — MESPHEHQQNLLLSRIITNVEKLNEAVVVMNKSLQEINIQNMNVELVAQMFKNYQSNVLFHLEATDNLKPPS, encoded by the exons ATG GAGAGCCCGCACGAGCATCAGCAGAACCTCCTGCTGTcccgcatcatcaccaacgtg GAGAAACTCAACGaggctgtcgtcgtcatgaaCAAGAGCCTTCAA GAAATCAACATTCAGAACATgaacgtcgagctcgtcgcgcaaATGTTTAAGAATTATCAGTCCAACGTGCTGTTCCACCTCGAAG CCACGGACAATCTCAAGCCACCGTCATAA
- a CDS encoding uncharacterized protein (BUSCO:EOG09264I14~COG:S~EggNog:ENOG503P3TF): protein MAAPTEAQLAHQQLIEQLDIHSIHKHFRNPNWRPNQRRNKNLKAIVGDASRREASALATPQDVSGNATPAADDGLSTSGTSTPALSSNDNVNGSNPPNLAQASRSLSKLVLEKSLKNGGAAAAAAVAVPGGLAVSAPSATYTNIESAPSLAHSKHYCDVTGLPAPYLDPKTRMRYHNKEVFGLIRSLPQSSAEMFLEARSAHTVLK, encoded by the coding sequence atggccgcgccgacggaggcgcagctcgcgcaccagcagctcatcgagcagctcgacatcCACTCCATCCACAAGCACTTCCGCAACCCCAACTGGCGGCCCAACCAGCGCCGCAACAAGAacctcaaggccatcgtcggcgacgcctcgaGGAGGGAGGCCTCGGCGCTCGCCACCCCGCAGGACGTCTCCGGcaacgccacgcccgccgccgacgacggcctctcCACGAGcggcacctcgacgccggcgctgaGCTCCAACGACAATGTCAACGGCAGCAACCCACCCAATCTGGCGCAGGCGTCGCGCAGCCTCTCCAAGCTGGTGCTGGAGAAGAGCCTCAAGAacggtggcgccgctgccgccgccgccgtcgccgtccctgGAGGACTGGCCGTGTCCGCCCCGAGCGCGACGTACACCAACAtcgagtcggcgccgtcgctggcgcacTCGAAGCACTACTGCGACGTCACCGGCCTGCCGGCGCCCTACCTCGACCCGAAGACGCGGATGCGGTACCACAACAAGGAGGTGTTTGGGCTGATCCGGTCGCTGCCGCAGTCGTCTGCCGAGATGTTCCTCGAGGCACGCAGCGCGCACACGGTCCTGAAATGA
- the PFY1 gene encoding profilin, required for normal timing of actin polymerization in response to thermal stress (COG:Z~EggNog:ENOG503P5G2), protein MSQSSRPLSPSIISGGGAARNKLALEPTSTLDFDPTNFQSSPSVRRPSGYPPRALAVTSLPSQHSFYSLYRAPLRLASFPRSPEHATMSWQAYVDTSLVATGHIDKGAIISAAGDSAWAASSDLQLKPDEMKAIASIVSGDKAAKDKAFADGLYVAGSRYVMARAEDRSIYARQGRNGVAIAKTKQAIVIGHHGETQVAGNASSTVEGLADYLINQGY, encoded by the exons ATGAGCCAATCCAGCCGGCCTTTGTCACCCAGTATAATTTCgggtggaggggcagcacgCAACAAACTGGCGCTCGAGCCGACCTCAACTTTGGACTTCGATCCAACAAACTTCCAGAGCTCCCCCTCCGTCCGCCGACCCTCAGGATATCCGCCCAGAGCTTTAGCTGTAACCTCTTTGCCTTCGCAGCATAGCTTCTACTCCCTTTACCGGgcccccctccgcctcgccagctTCCCGCGGTCTCCCGAGCACGCAACCATGTCCTGGCAAG CTTATGTCGACACCAG CCTGGTTGCCACCGGCCATATAGACAAGGGCGCCATCATCAGTGCTGCCGGAGATAGCGCGTGGGCAGCGTCTTCCGACCTCCAG CTCAAGCCGGACGAGATGAAGGCCATCGCGTCCATCGTcagcggcgacaaggccgccaaggacaaggcctTCGCCGACGGTCTGTACGTTGCCGGCAGCCGATACGTCatggcccgcgccgaggaccggAGTATCTACGCGCGACAG GGCCGGAatggcgtcgccatcgcgaAGACCAAGCAGGCCATTGTCATCGGCCACCATGGAGAGACCCAGGTCGCTGGCAACGCCAGCTCGACCGTCGAGGGCTTGGCCGACTACCTGATCAACCAGGGATATTAA
- a CDS encoding uncharacterized protein (MEROPS:MER0005900~EggNog:ENOG503P0UR~COG:G) — protein MHDSTRRQQLPSSHIDVQVPVDKSVVTLLRADTLIPGRGEPIRDGAIAVRGSTIEWVGSFPERPTEYHDMQPTHVCVLMPGLWDCHTHFMGVDVATSMSNLMNFLPNYSALIGAITVDDLRRTLMAGYTSVRELEGYAGDLWPAVRDGPLVGPNIYSSIAALSITGGHCDDHLQPIATIRDAMEHGGVPLGVCDGVDECIKTVRRMVRRGARVIKVCSSGGVLSLDNDPEDRQFSDEELKAMVDEAARSRRAVAAHAIGKAGIMAALRAGVKSIEHGTYIDEEVADLMIEKDAIFVPTQHVVRTLATDYMDQLPPSIKSKVLRLDVQSREAYKLSVRKGVKIALGTDVMSSDKSSKLSHGNNAHELVYAVEAGMTPLQAIECATANGPETLGGLAPLSGQLKEGYDADIIAVKANPLEDIKVLTNPDNVTHVWRAGSPFKSLPASIREE, from the coding sequence GCCGATACCCTTATCCCGGGTCGCGGGGAGCCAATTCGggacggcgccatcgctGTCCGGGGCAGCACCATCGAGTGGGTGGGCTCGTTCCCGGAGCGCCCTACCGAGTATCATGACATGCAGCCGACTCATGTGTGCGTCCTCATGCCTGGACTCTGGGACTGCCACACCCACTtcatgggcgtcgacgtggccaCCTCCATGTCTAACCTCATGAACTTTCTGCCCAACTACAGCGCCCTGATCGGCGCCATCACTGTCGACGATCTGAGACGCACTCTCATGGCCGGATACACGTCGgtgcgcgagctcgaggggtACGCGGGCGACCTGTGGCCAGCAGTCAGAGACGGGCCGTTGGTCGGACCCAACATCTACTCCTCGATTGCAGCGCTGTCCATCACCGGTGGCCACTGCGACGACCACCTGCAGCCCATCGCCACGATCAGGGACGCCATGGAACACGGCGGGGTGCCCCTTGGCGTctgcgacggcgtcgatgaatGCATAAAGACCGTTAGGAGAATGGTCCGGCGAGGAGCCCGTGTCATCAAGGTGTGCTCCAGCGGGGGCGTGCTCAGCCTCGACAATGACCCCGAGGATCGCCAATTCTCCGACGAagagctcaaggccatggttgacgaggcggcgaggagccgtcgtgccgtcgcggcccaTGCCATCGGCAAGGCAGGCATCATGGCTGCGCTCCGCGCTGGAGTCAAGTCCATCGAGCACGGCACGTATATCGATGAGGAGGTTGCCGACCTCATGATCGAAAAGGACGCCATCTTTGTGCCGACCCAACACGTTGTCCGGACCCTCGCCACCGACTATATGGAccagctgccgccatcgATAAAGAGCAAGgtcctccgcctcgacgtACAGTCTAGGGAAGCGTACAAGCTTAGCGTCAGAAAGGGTGTCAAGATAGCATTGGGAACGGACGTAATGAGCAGCGACAAGTCGTCTAAGCTGTCGCATGGAAACAATGCTCACGAGCTGGTATACgcggtcgaggccggcatgACGCCACTCCAAGCCATTGAGTGCGCGACGGCCAATGGCCCCGAAACACTCGGAgggctggcgccgctgagcggccagctcaaggagggatacgacgccgacatcatTGCCGTCAAAGCGAACCCGCTCGAGGATATCAAGGTCCTGACCAACCCGGACAACGTTACACACGTGTGGAGAGCGGGATCGCCCTTCAAGAGTCTGCCGGCCTCCATACGGGAGGAGTAG
- the GOT1 gene encoding Golgi Transport, variant 2 (EggNog:ENOG503P422~TransMembrane:3 (o45-64i76-100o106-128i)~COG:P): MLFFDRAMLAMGNVRPPLSPFAQPQSPAAESQVLTRRFFFLSRQILFLIGLTIIIGPQKTLLFFARKQKARGTAAFFVGLALILLRWTFIGFLVEAYGIVVLFGDFLGTIAGFARGLPVVGPYIGMIVDKVGLGRRNAELPV; encoded by the exons ATGCTCTTCTTTGATCGAGCCAT GCTCGCCATGGGCAACGTACgaccccccctttcccctttCGCGCAACCgcagtcgcccgccgccgaatCGCAAGTACTAACACGCAGgttcttctttctttctcggcagatcctcttcctcatcggcctcaccatcatcatcggcccGCAAAAGAcgctcctcttcttcgcgCGAAAGCAAAAGGCCAGgggcaccgccgccttcttcgttGGCCTGGCGCTGATCCTCCTGCGGTGGACCTTTatcggcttcctcgtcgaggcgtaCGGCATCGTGGTGCTCTTTGGCGACTTCCTCGGCACCATAGCCGGCTTCGCGCGCGGCCTGCCCGTCGTGGGCCCCTACATTGGCATGATTGTCGACAAGGTCGGGCTGGGTCGCAGGAACGCCGAGCTGCCCGTATAA